One part of the Glycine soja cultivar W05 chromosome 11, ASM419377v2, whole genome shotgun sequence genome encodes these proteins:
- the LOC114376559 gene encoding uncharacterized protein LOC114376559 produces the protein MSEPDIHAPPFLLQRPPLLQSASPLFKQRSWSPDAFRDEAWLRRKGNCKNRRSKSVTDEDVDELKACIELGFGFDSSPENELDQRLSDTLPALGLYYAVNKRYNNSLVTKTTPSSSSAASDCDSSPSPHGSPHSAIFTTGDNPQTVKTRLRQWAQVVACAVRQSSDV, from the exons ATGTCGGAACCCGACATCCACGCGCCGCCGTTCCTGCTCCAGCGCCCGCCGCTCCTGCAGTCGGCCTCGCCACTCTTCAAGCAGCGATCGTGGTCGCCGGACGCCTTCCGCGATGAGGCGTGGCTCCGGCGCAAGGGGAACTGCAAGAACCGCCGCAGCAAGAGCGTCACCGATGAGGACGTGGACGAGCTCAAAGCCTGCATCGAGTTGGGCTTCGGATTCGATTCCTCCCCCGAGAACGAGCTCGATCAACGCCTCTCCGATACTTTGCCCGCTCTCGGCCTCTACTACGCCGTCAACAAGCGCTACAACAACTCCCTCGTCACCAAAACCACGCCGTCCTCCTCCTCCGCCGCCTCCGATTGCGACAGCAGTCCTTCCCCCCACGGCAGTCCCCACTCCGCCATCTTCACCACCG GTGATAACCCTCAGACGGTGAAGACGAGGCTGAGGCAGTGGGCTCAGGTAGTTGCTTGTGCGGTGCGTCAAAGTTCAGATGTGTGA